A window of Geothrix edaphica genomic DNA:
TGCCGCCCCTGTGGGAGCACGGCCTCCGGACCGTCATCCACGCCATCGAGGAGGAGCTGGCCGGACCGGAGGGGCGCAATCCCCTCCGCTACCTGTGGGTGAAGACCCAGCTGCTCCACCCCGCCGAAGCGGCGCGCTCCACGCCGAACCACCCCGTGGCGCGGCAGGTGGAGATCCTGCGGGACTGGGCGAACCGGCTGGACCAGGAGGGCCAGGCCCTCCGTGCCGCCGAGGTGCTGGATCGCCTGCTGCTCCTCGCGCCCAGGGACGTGGCCAGCCTCGCCTACCTGGCCGGCTTCTTCCGCGCCCAGGGCATGGCCGAGGAGATGGCGGCGGTGGCCGAGCGCTGGACCCGGGCCGAGCCAGGCCGGATGGAGGCACACCTGCGCCAGGGGGAGGCCCTCCTGCGCCTGGGCCGCGCTCCGGAGGCCCGGGCCGCCTTCGAGGCCGTCCTCAAGGCCCAGCCGGTGCACCTGCTGGCCCACCTCGGCATGGCCCAGGCCCTGGGGCTGCTGGGAGGGAACCCCTTCCCCCACCTGGATGCGGCCCAGGAGCTGGATCCCGCGGCCACGGCCTCGGTCCTGCGCGAGACCTTCGACTACCGGCTGCTGACCCCCCCCGCCGGGGACCGGGTCCACACCCTGGAGGCGCTGCCGCCGCTGCTGGGGGTCTCCGGCGCCGAGGTCCAGGACTACCTCCAGTTCCTGGGCCTGCCCCTCACGGGGCCCGACGGCACCGTGCGCGAGGCCGAACTGGCCCGCTGGACGGGGGTGATGAACCGCTACGCCCTGCTGCCGGGGGGGCTGAACTGGTCCGCCCCCACGCCCAGGCGCCTGCCGGATCTGGTCTAGGAGCTGTCAGCTGTCAGTGACTGACCGGTGACGGGCGACAGCTAAGATGGATCGATTCCGGAGGCCCCATGTCTGTCCTGCTCAGCACCGACCTGCCGTTTCCCATCTTCCGCCGGGGCAAGGTGCGCGATGTGTACGACCTGGGCAAGCAGCTGCTCATCGTGGCGACGGACCGCATCAGTGCCTTCGACTGCGTGATGCCCGAGGGCATCCCGGACAAGGGCCGCATCCTCACCGCCGTGGCCGCCTACTGGTTCGCGGCCACCGAGGACCTGGTGCCCAACCATTTCCGCGGCAACCTCGGCTGGCCCGCCGCCGTGGAACCCTACCGCGAGGCCCTGGCCGGCCGCGCCGTGGTCGTGGAGAAGACCCGTCCCCTGCCGGTGGAGTGCGTGGTGCGCGGCTACCTGGCGGGCAGCGGCTGGAAGGAATACCAGACCCACGGATCGGTGTGCGGCGTGCCGTTGCCCGCGGGGCTGCGCCTCGCGGACCGGCTGCCCGAGCCCATCTTCACGCCCTCCACCAAGGCCGAGGAGGGGCATGACGAGAACATCAGCTTCGAGCACATGGCCGGGCTCGTGGGC
This region includes:
- a CDS encoding phosphoribosylaminoimidazolesuccinocarboxamide synthase codes for the protein MSVLLSTDLPFPIFRRGKVRDVYDLGKQLLIVATDRISAFDCVMPEGIPDKGRILTAVAAYWFAATEDLVPNHFRGNLGWPAAVEPYREALAGRAVVVEKTRPLPVECVVRGYLAGSGWKEYQTHGSVCGVPLPAGLRLADRLPEPIFTPSTKAEEGHDENISFEHMAGLVGADLAARLRDLSLALYRRGAELAAQRGILLADTKFEFGLSDAGELILIDEALTPDSSRYWLADSWAPGKNPPSLDKQFLRDYLETLADWDKQPPAPHLPEAVIQGIRARYLDLAARFDIQI
- a CDS encoding tetratricopeptide repeat protein produces the protein MRAHLRFLILDGFDPDTGELALRVAFQSGPEPGLDLIRLRLHLGRAGNALEPLSRQLRTHVQMPVPPLWEHGLRTVIHAIEEELAGPEGRNPLRYLWVKTQLLHPAEAARSTPNHPVARQVEILRDWANRLDQEGQALRAAEVLDRLLLLAPRDVASLAYLAGFFRAQGMAEEMAAVAERWTRAEPGRMEAHLRQGEALLRLGRAPEARAAFEAVLKAQPVHLLAHLGMAQALGLLGGNPFPHLDAAQELDPAATASVLRETFDYRLLTPPAGDRVHTLEALPPLLGVSGAEVQDYLQFLGLPLTGPDGTVREAELARWTGVMNRYALLPGGLNWSAPTPRRLPDLV